A genome region from Christensenella minuta includes the following:
- a CDS encoding class II fructose-bisphosphate aldolase: MMDARDAISRARERGTVIPAYNIPYLPMVKPVVQAVADMNSLAMIQVARVEWEKFGSQSLEAVAEEYGKYQDPEHTLLHLDHVPVVDEDQKRVDYIPIIRRAIAAGYQSVMIDASRLDLEGNIRATREVAGLAHEAGIPCESELGAVMGHESGPRIPYEEIFATKKGFTDVAEAERFVRESGCDWLSVAVGSIHGAVAENLRHQKKPEARLDIEHLKRLAEATGIPLVLHGGSGINKECIREGIRAGIAKINVGTEIRQAYEKALAKDGQDIEAARQAVYDKVCEVITDMLCIRDTRSLLYGG; the protein is encoded by the coding sequence ATGATGGATGCAAGAGACGCAATATCGAGGGCAAGGGAACGTGGGACTGTCATTCCAGCGTACAACATTCCTTACCTGCCGATGGTGAAGCCCGTCGTGCAGGCGGTGGCGGATATGAATTCGCTGGCGATGATCCAGGTGGCAAGGGTAGAATGGGAGAAATTCGGATCGCAAAGCCTTGAAGCAGTGGCGGAGGAATACGGAAAATATCAAGACCCGGAGCATACGCTCCTGCATCTTGACCATGTTCCGGTGGTCGACGAGGACCAGAAGCGGGTGGACTATATACCGATCATAAGGCGCGCCATCGCCGCCGGATACCAGTCCGTCATGATCGATGCGTCCCGTCTTGACCTTGAGGGCAACATCCGCGCGACACGTGAGGTTGCCGGGCTGGCGCATGAAGCGGGGATTCCCTGCGAGTCTGAGCTTGGGGCGGTGATGGGCCACGAAAGCGGCCCGAGAATTCCTTATGAAGAGATATTTGCGACCAAGAAGGGATTTACCGATGTGGCGGAGGCAGAGCGTTTCGTACGGGAAAGCGGATGCGACTGGCTTTCGGTCGCGGTGGGAAGTATCCATGGAGCGGTCGCGGAAAACCTGCGCCACCAGAAAAAGCCGGAGGCGCGGCTCGATATTGAACACCTGAAAAGGCTTGCCGAAGCGACGGGAATCCCGCTTGTGCTGCACGGCGGCAGCGGGATCAATAAAGAATGTATCCGTGAAGGCATCCGGGCAGGTATCGCAAAAATCAACGTAGGCACGGAAATCAGGCAGGCGTATGAAAAGGCGCTGGCAAAGGATGGACAGGATATCGAGGCGGCGCGGCAGGCGGTGTATGACAAGGTGTGCGAGGTGATTACGGATATGCTGTGTATCCGGGATACGCGCAGTCTTTTGTATGGCGGCTGA
- a CDS encoding FGGY-family carbohydrate kinase produces the protein MGRTRGEDNMYVIGLDVGTSGVKSTVFDGRANVLGHAYREYDLICPGEGMFELDPRVLIEKTYEVLAESTRVCDKKEIRAICVTSFGESFVCFDGNGEILGKTMIYMDHRGTKEAEEFKTLFTEREIFDRTGNYVDPMFAIYKLRWLNKNRPEMMERVKRISFISDFVTYMLGADHICDYSLAARSGMFDFRAKAWWRPATEFAGVDTSVLPQPAPGGSVIGTLNGRAAERLGMPRNVKLILGGHDQILAAVGSGAREEGDIANGMGTVDCLTAVMKEKNMDLGKMLRYKFPVVPYLGEGRYVTYAFNMSGGCTVKWFRDTLAKDIAGLPDAYGLLNREAPQEPTSLIVLPYLGGSGTPYSDGRTPAAIAGMRLNTSRGALFRSFMEGETYEMKLNIDCLEDIGISLKRIITVGGGSKSPLWMQIRADIFEQEVCLPENSEAGTLASAILCYNQIGLYDSILQAQEDLIRYKDTFRPRQENLPVYRGNYLKYKRLYEAVKEIYKS, from the coding sequence ATGGGACGCACACGAGGGGAAGACAATATGTATGTAATTGGGCTCGACGTAGGGACATCCGGCGTGAAAAGCACCGTTTTTGACGGCAGGGCAAATGTGCTCGGTCACGCTTACAGGGAATATGACCTGATTTGTCCGGGAGAAGGGATGTTTGAACTCGATCCGCGGGTATTGATCGAAAAGACCTATGAAGTGCTGGCCGAATCAACGCGGGTATGCGACAAAAAAGAAATCCGGGCGATTTGCGTCACCTCCTTTGGGGAATCGTTCGTCTGCTTTGATGGAAACGGCGAAATTTTGGGGAAAACGATGATCTATATGGATCACCGCGGTACAAAAGAGGCGGAGGAATTCAAAACGCTTTTTACGGAGCGGGAGATATTCGACCGGACTGGAAACTATGTCGATCCCATGTTTGCCATATATAAACTGAGGTGGCTCAATAAAAACAGGCCGGAGATGATGGAGCGGGTAAAACGTATTTCGTTCATCAGCGATTTCGTCACCTATATGCTGGGGGCGGACCATATCTGCGATTATTCCCTGGCCGCGCGCAGCGGAATGTTCGACTTCAGGGCCAAGGCGTGGTGGCGGCCCGCGACGGAATTTGCGGGCGTAGATACATCCGTTCTCCCGCAGCCCGCACCGGGCGGCAGCGTGATCGGCACGCTGAACGGCCGGGCAGCGGAGCGGCTCGGAATGCCGCGGAATGTGAAGCTGATCCTCGGAGGCCACGACCAGATATTGGCGGCTGTGGGCAGCGGCGCGCGTGAAGAAGGGGATATCGCGAACGGCATGGGTACGGTTGACTGCCTTACGGCGGTAATGAAAGAAAAGAATATGGACCTTGGCAAGATGCTGCGGTACAAATTCCCCGTCGTTCCCTATCTGGGAGAGGGCAGGTATGTGACCTATGCGTTCAATATGTCGGGAGGGTGTACGGTAAAGTGGTTCCGGGATACGCTCGCGAAAGACATTGCAGGACTGCCGGATGCTTATGGACTTCTGAACCGGGAAGCGCCGCAGGAGCCAACGAGCCTGATCGTGCTGCCGTATCTGGGCGGGAGCGGCACGCCGTATTCCGACGGAAGGACGCCCGCGGCGATCGCGGGAATGCGGCTCAATACCTCGCGGGGGGCGCTATTTCGTAGCTTTATGGAAGGCGAAACATATGAAATGAAGCTGAACATTGACTGTCTTGAGGATATCGGCATCAGCCTGAAGCGGATCATTACGGTGGGCGGCGGTTCCAAATCCCCACTGTGGATGCAGATCCGCGCAGATATTTTCGAGCAGGAGGTCTGCCTGCCGGAAAATAGCGAAGCGGGGACGCTTGCCAGCGCGATTCTTTGCTATAACCAGATCGGCCTTTACGACAGTATTCTGCAAGCGCAGGAGGATCTGATACGCTACAAAGACACCTTTCGTCCGCGGCAGGAGAACCTACCGGTATACCGCGGCAATTATTTAAAATACAAACGGCTTTACGAAGCGGTAAAGGAGATTTACAAATCATGA
- a CDS encoding D-lyxose/D-mannose family sugar isomerase, with the protein MKRSEINQIMRDAIAFIDGQKFALPPFVTWTYDEWKTKNSEYDEIKDCMLGWDITDFGSGDFHRKGLLMITLRNGSFHDPKYNKTYAEKLLISEEGQVTPYHFHWKKQEDIINRGGGLLVLRCYNSGENGEKLDTPVTIYQDGRAYEVEAGSRIEIGTGESISLPMGQYHTFWAEGGKCLIGEVSRTNDDNVDNRFYEETGRFPTIEEDEAILYPLFSEYPNMPAGK; encoded by the coding sequence ATGAAGAGATCAGAGATCAATCAAATTATGCGCGATGCGATCGCGTTCATCGACGGGCAGAAGTTTGCTTTACCGCCGTTTGTGACGTGGACGTATGACGAGTGGAAGACGAAAAACAGCGAATACGACGAGATCAAGGATTGTATGCTTGGCTGGGACATTACGGATTTCGGCAGCGGGGATTTCCACCGGAAGGGCCTTTTGATGATTACCCTCCGAAATGGGAGCTTTCACGATCCCAAATACAACAAGACCTATGCGGAAAAGCTCTTAATCAGCGAGGAGGGACAGGTTACACCCTATCATTTCCACTGGAAAAAGCAGGAAGATATTATCAACAGGGGCGGAGGGCTGCTGGTCCTCAGGTGCTACAATTCCGGTGAAAATGGAGAAAAACTTGATACGCCGGTCACCATTTACCAGGATGGACGGGCCTACGAGGTGGAGGCGGGCTCGAGGATCGAAATCGGTACGGGGGAAAGTATTTCCCTCCCGATGGGGCAATACCATACGTTCTGGGCGGAAGGCGGAAAATGCCTGATCGGTGAAGTGTCACGCACCAATGACGACAATGTGGATAACCGGTTTTATGAAGAGACGGGCCGCTTTCCGACGATAGAAGAAGATGAGGCGATCCTGTATCCGCTGTTCAGCGAATACCCGAATATGCCTGCGGGAAAGTAA
- a CDS encoding ABC transporter permease translates to MEKELNQNSLGGKSIKRILGSYGIVFVLIALIVIFTILSNRFLTADNIFNILRQVSIVGIIAVGMTFIMLTGGIDLSVGSVAGFAGVGAALLMTEQAMNPVLAAIIMCLFGIGLGLANGFFISKLAVPPFIATLGMMVSIRGLAYIITGGLPVFGFDKNFTQLGQGYLGPIPIPVLIMAGVFVFGIIFLTRTRAGRHIYGVGGNEEASRLSGVNVSKIKFLVYAVGGFMSALAGLVILARTNSGQPNAGEGYEMDVITGVVLGGVSMTGGQGKLYMVIIGVLIMGILQNGMTMLGINEFVQKFVRGMVLIAAVAFDSFIKAQRAKEVTE, encoded by the coding sequence ATGGAAAAAGAGTTGAATCAGAACAGTTTGGGCGGAAAGAGCATCAAGAGGATACTCGGAAGCTACGGGATCGTATTCGTATTGATCGCGCTGATTGTGATCTTTACGATATTGTCGAACCGTTTTCTGACGGCGGACAATATTTTTAATATTCTGCGGCAGGTATCGATCGTAGGCATCATCGCGGTTGGTATGACGTTTATTATGCTGACAGGCGGAATCGACCTTTCAGTGGGCTCGGTAGCGGGCTTTGCCGGAGTGGGCGCCGCGCTGTTGATGACGGAACAGGCGATGAACCCGGTGCTTGCAGCGATTATTATGTGCCTGTTCGGCATTGGCCTCGGGCTTGCGAACGGCTTTTTCATCTCGAAGCTGGCCGTGCCGCCGTTTATCGCGACGCTGGGCATGATGGTATCGATCAGGGGTCTCGCCTATATCATCACAGGCGGACTTCCGGTGTTCGGCTTCGATAAGAATTTTACGCAGCTTGGCCAGGGATATTTGGGGCCGATTCCCATTCCGGTGCTGATTATGGCAGGTGTGTTCGTATTCGGGATCATCTTCCTCACGAGGACGCGCGCAGGGCGCCATATTTACGGCGTGGGCGGCAATGAGGAAGCTTCGCGGCTTTCGGGCGTCAACGTATCGAAGATCAAATTCCTGGTATATGCTGTCGGAGGCTTTATGAGCGCGCTTGCGGGTCTTGTGATCCTGGCGAGGACGAATTCCGGCCAGCCGAATGCCGGCGAGGGCTATGAAATGGACGTTATCACGGGCGTGGTGCTTGGCGGCGTGAGTATGACGGGCGGCCAGGGCAAGCTGTATATGGTAATCATCGGCGTACTAATCATGGGGATTTTGCAGAACGGCATGACGATGCTGGGGATCAACGAGTTTGTGCAAAAGTTTGTACGCGGCATGGTGTTGATCGCAGCGGTAGCGTTCGACAGCTTTATTAAGGCACAGCGGGCAAAAGAAGTCACTGAATAG
- a CDS encoding sugar ABC transporter ATP-binding protein, producing the protein MQDYILEVKDLCKYYPGVKALDGVSVGFKEGEVHALAGENGAGKSTLIKMLTGAIEPTRGEIVLNGESYPKLGPIEAIEKGISAVYQEFNLIPYLTVAENVFYGKEIMKGAFVNKKAMAAEVQKALDEFEIKLNPMAVISDLGVAYQQITEIVKAVMANSKVLIMDEPTAPLTNKETELLFNIVDKLKKNKVTIIFISHRMEEMFEICDRVTVLRDGKYISTKEVKDITRKELITDMVGRELGENYPERVTELGEPVLRVKGLTNDKIKDVSFEVRKGEILGFGGLVGAGRTEVMQALFGADRIESGEVYLNGKRVRIKSPGDALDHGIGLLPEDRKNQGVLLGLSVKENVTFSSLGQAMRGPFVDKKKDTAIAEEYVGKLQIKTPSINQLVKNLSGGNQQKVVLAKMLATQCDVIIFDEPTRGIDVGAKQEIYNLMRHLTDEEGKTILMVSSEMPELIGMSDRMLVMRFGYVVGELKREEFSQELILEYASGLIGG; encoded by the coding sequence ATGCAAGATTATATATTGGAAGTGAAGGATCTCTGCAAATATTATCCCGGGGTAAAAGCGCTGGACGGCGTATCGGTAGGTTTTAAAGAGGGTGAGGTCCATGCGCTGGCAGGCGAAAACGGCGCTGGAAAATCGACGCTGATTAAGATGCTGACAGGGGCGATCGAGCCGACCCGGGGAGAGATCGTATTGAATGGCGAAAGTTATCCGAAACTGGGGCCGATTGAAGCGATTGAAAAAGGGATATCGGCGGTGTATCAGGAATTCAACCTCATTCCCTACCTTACGGTTGCGGAAAACGTATTTTATGGAAAAGAGATTATGAAGGGTGCGTTCGTCAACAAAAAGGCAATGGCGGCGGAGGTGCAGAAGGCGCTGGACGAATTTGAGATCAAGCTGAACCCGATGGCGGTGATCAGCGATCTTGGAGTCGCCTATCAGCAAATCACGGAGATTGTGAAAGCGGTGATGGCGAATTCAAAGGTATTGATTATGGACGAGCCGACCGCGCCGCTGACCAATAAAGAAACAGAGCTATTATTCAATATCGTAGATAAGTTAAAGAAAAACAAGGTAACGATCATATTCATCTCGCACAGGATGGAGGAGATGTTTGAGATATGCGACCGCGTAACGGTTCTGCGCGACGGGAAATATATCTCGACCAAGGAAGTTAAGGACATCACCAGGAAAGAATTGATTACCGACATGGTAGGACGCGAACTGGGGGAGAATTATCCGGAACGGGTGACGGAGCTCGGCGAGCCGGTCCTGCGGGTGAAGGGGCTCACGAACGACAAGATAAAGGATGTGAGCTTCGAGGTGCGGAAGGGAGAAATCCTCGGGTTCGGCGGACTTGTGGGCGCGGGCCGTACAGAAGTGATGCAGGCGCTGTTCGGGGCGGACCGCATTGAATCCGGAGAGGTATACCTGAACGGCAAACGGGTCAGGATCAAAAGCCCGGGGGATGCGCTTGACCACGGAATCGGGCTCCTTCCGGAGGACAGGAAAAACCAGGGCGTTCTCCTTGGGCTGTCCGTCAAGGAGAACGTGACGTTCAGCTCGCTCGGACAGGCGATGCGGGGGCCGTTCGTAGACAAAAAAAAGGATACGGCAATCGCGGAAGAATATGTGGGCAAGCTCCAGATTAAAACGCCCAGCATTAACCAACTGGTCAAAAACCTTTCGGGCGGCAACCAGCAGAAGGTCGTACTCGCGAAGATGCTCGCAACGCAGTGCGACGTAATCATTTTTGACGAGCCGACGCGCGGCATCGACGTGGGTGCGAAGCAGGAGATTTATAACCTGATGAGGCACCTGACGGACGAAGAAGGGAAAACGATACTGATGGTATCGTCGGAGATGCCCGAGCTGATCGGTATGAGCGACAGGATGCTGGTGATGCGTTTTGGCTATGTGGTAGGGGAATTGAAGCGTGAGGAGTTCTCACAGGAACTGATACTGGAATACGCTTCCGGGTTAATAGGAGGTTGA
- a CDS encoding sugar ABC transporter substrate-binding protein produces the protein MKKTVFVTVLAIMLAAAMVLTGCSTPAAEPSTSAPEASTEASTETSTEASAAESKEPDAQATQAVQVASTANDALIKAAKESGNVTIGMSIPQLANPYFVSVKNGVEAMCKEYGYELTVVDANYDVAKQVSDFENFMNQGVTAVISCPIDSNALIDVTQKMNEQGIIVISFAQLVPNANAIFTIDEYSYGQVIGENAAKWINEKLDGKGNVLIISQDNVESVVKRADGIQDKIMELCPDAVIVARQAGDNPEKGMQITEDVMQQHPEVNVITGNNDSGPLGAVEAVKGMNLSQDILDKFYIGGGDATPEAIEKMNDETSVYRATVDIGPYDTGENCVKAIHDIIESGVMPVGDAVKTTYFNMDPVWQEDVLAGWTAKGSES, from the coding sequence ATGAAAAAAACAGTATTTGTAACAGTTCTGGCAATTATGTTGGCAGCGGCTATGGTCCTGACAGGGTGTTCCACACCGGCGGCAGAACCATCCACGAGCGCGCCGGAGGCGAGCACAGAAGCAAGCACGGAAACAAGCACGGAAGCAAGCGCCGCGGAGAGTAAAGAGCCTGACGCACAGGCAACGCAGGCCGTACAGGTGGCATCGACGGCAAACGACGCGCTGATTAAGGCTGCGAAGGAAAGCGGCAATGTGACGATCGGCATGTCGATCCCGCAGCTCGCGAACCCGTATTTTGTTTCAGTTAAAAATGGTGTCGAAGCGATGTGCAAGGAATATGGCTATGAGCTGACCGTTGTGGACGCCAATTATGACGTTGCCAAGCAGGTCTCCGACTTCGAGAACTTTATGAACCAGGGCGTAACTGCGGTGATCTCGTGCCCGATCGACTCCAACGCGCTGATCGATGTGACGCAGAAGATGAATGAACAGGGCATCATCGTGATCTCCTTTGCACAGCTCGTTCCGAACGCGAATGCGATCTTTACCATCGACGAGTATTCCTATGGACAGGTCATCGGCGAGAACGCCGCAAAGTGGATCAACGAAAAACTTGACGGTAAAGGCAACGTGCTGATTATCTCCCAGGATAACGTTGAATCCGTCGTCAAGAGGGCGGATGGTATCCAGGATAAGATCATGGAGCTGTGCCCGGATGCGGTGATCGTTGCACGGCAGGCCGGCGATAATCCGGAAAAAGGAATGCAGATTACGGAAGACGTTATGCAGCAGCATCCCGAAGTCAACGTTATTACCGGCAACAACGACTCGGGCCCGCTCGGAGCTGTGGAAGCGGTAAAGGGCATGAACCTTTCCCAGGATATTCTCGATAAGTTCTACATCGGCGGCGGAGACGCTACGCCGGAAGCAATCGAAAAGATGAACGACGAGACGAGCGTTTACCGCGCTACCGTTGACATTGGCCCTTACGACACAGGGGAGAATTGCGTAAAAGCGATCCACGACATCATCGAGAGCGGCGTAATGCCGGTCGGCGATGCGGTCAAGACGACATACTTCAACATGGATCCGGTATGGCAGGAAGACGTCCTCGCCGGATGGACTGCGAAAGGCTCCGAATCTTAA
- a CDS encoding LacI family DNA-binding transcriptional regulator: MKVTIKDVAREAEVSVATASMAINNKRGVNAETRNKVLKIAQKLAYVPNYSARSLVTKDSRSIGLLVPEIINPYYSSIVDIMAKLAEQKGYTLLLGISNSKSRTEKMYIESFMERRVLGVIVVPMLRDHPDIGHLEMLRTEKIPMVFCTETYDGCTEPCVMCDFSSGEYEMTRYLLNQGLKNICFLNVRMDANFTKLRLHGFMKAMDEMGITAPEENLFYVEEPNFQAAYDITDSILERGPEAIICINDMMTLAIMKRLDERGVRIPEDISVAGFDDMMFAELAQKPITTVRQPLADICRQTMDILEGEIKGGARRAPAGKQRIVSIRPELVIRNTTK, translated from the coding sequence ATGAAGGTTACGATTAAGGATGTTGCCAGAGAGGCAGAGGTATCGGTCGCGACGGCGTCGATGGCGATCAACAATAAACGGGGCGTGAATGCCGAAACAAGGAACAAGGTGTTGAAGATTGCCCAAAAGCTCGCTTATGTACCGAACTATTCCGCAAGGAGCCTTGTAACGAAGGACAGCAGATCGATTGGGCTGCTCGTCCCCGAAATCATAAATCCCTATTACAGCTCGATTGTGGACATCATGGCAAAGCTCGCGGAGCAAAAAGGGTATACGCTGCTTTTGGGGATATCGAACAGCAAAAGCCGTACCGAAAAGATGTACATTGAAAGTTTTATGGAACGCAGGGTGCTCGGCGTGATCGTTGTGCCGATGCTGCGCGACCATCCAGATATCGGACATCTTGAGATGCTGCGGACGGAGAAGATTCCGATGGTGTTCTGCACGGAAACCTATGACGGCTGCACGGAGCCCTGCGTAATGTGCGACTTTTCCAGCGGTGAATACGAGATGACCCGTTACCTGCTGAATCAGGGACTGAAGAACATCTGCTTCCTTAACGTCAGGATGGATGCAAATTTCACGAAGCTGAGGCTGCACGGTTTTATGAAGGCAATGGACGAAATGGGGATCACGGCGCCGGAGGAAAACCTGTTCTATGTGGAAGAGCCGAATTTCCAGGCTGCGTACGACATAACGGACAGCATCCTCGAGCGCGGGCCGGAGGCGATCATATGTATCAACGACATGATGACGCTGGCAATCATGAAGCGTCTCGACGAACGAGGCGTACGTATCCCGGAGGATATTTCGGTCGCGGGGTTTGACGATATGATGTTTGCGGAGCTCGCGCAAAAACCGATCACGACGGTCCGGCAGCCGCTTGCCGACATATGCCGGCAGACGATGGATATCCTTGAAGGAGAGATCAAGGGCGGGGCGCGCAGAGCGCCGGCCGGAAAGCAAAGGATCGTCTCGATCAGGCCGGAGCTTGTGATCCGGAATACGACAAAATAA
- a CDS encoding PocR ligand-binding domain-containing protein, with amino-acid sequence MSLTLDTENLRGFLQHFNTITGLRIALFDLDFNELLSCPEQPNPICDRIKASSVGRERCRKCDLAAQLYIKENPESNHIYFCHSGLVDGIAPITDETQIIGYMMIGQCLSCDMSIGDAWQNTVRLCSDFTDLGDLREQFFATPQLTNEQIRACAYLTNACASYVRLKNYVRLRQNDIFTTASKYIERNLPGDLSSDHLCTALLVPRNALFKAVRDETGLTLGQYILQRRLKYAKYLLKNTKNTIAQTAEKCGISDFNYFSRLFKKQYGISPREYRKSPGMD; translated from the coding sequence ATGAGCTTGACACTGGATACCGAAAACCTGCGGGGGTTTTTACAACATTTCAATACCATCACTGGGCTGCGCATTGCCCTTTTCGACCTTGATTTCAACGAGCTGTTGTCGTGTCCCGAGCAACCGAACCCGATCTGTGATCGGATCAAGGCAAGCAGCGTCGGCCGGGAGCGCTGCCGCAAGTGTGATCTTGCCGCCCAGCTTTATATCAAGGAAAATCCCGAAAGCAACCACATTTACTTCTGCCATTCGGGGCTTGTGGACGGCATCGCCCCCATTACGGATGAGACGCAGATCATCGGTTATATGATGATCGGGCAATGCCTGTCATGCGATATGTCGATTGGGGACGCCTGGCAAAACACCGTCCGCCTGTGCTCTGATTTTACGGATCTTGGCGACCTCAGGGAACAGTTCTTCGCGACTCCGCAGCTTACGAACGAACAGATCCGCGCGTGCGCATACCTAACCAACGCCTGCGCCAGTTATGTGCGCCTCAAAAACTATGTGCGTCTCAGGCAAAACGATATTTTTACTACAGCAAGCAAATACATTGAACGCAATCTCCCGGGCGACCTCTCCTCGGACCACCTTTGCACGGCTCTGCTCGTTCCGCGCAACGCGCTTTTTAAAGCCGTCAGAGACGAAACCGGCCTGACGCTTGGCCAGTATATCCTGCAGCGCAGGCTGAAGTATGCGAAATATTTGCTCAAAAATACCAAGAATACCATTGCACAAACCGCTGAAAAATGCGGTATCAGCGATTTTAATTATTTTTCCCGCCTGTTTAAAAAACAATATGGCATTTCGCCCCGGGAATACCGGAAATCTCCCGGTATGGATTAG
- the srlD gene encoding sorbitol-6-phosphate dehydrogenase, protein MKFKDKVVVITGAAQGLGQALAQRCSDEGAKVVVGDMNYEGAQETAKMLADAVAVKLDVTKFADCEALIQAAVDKYGRVDILVANAAIVLSGVVEEFDPEKWKLVIDVNLCGFFNTVKAAVPVMKKQGYGSIVQINSKSGKKGSAKNSAYASSKFGGIGLVESLALELAEDNIRVNAICPGNMLDSPLWVNSLFKQYAKNQGITEEEVRQKYINQVPMKRGCQYEDIANCLVFIASDDAAYMTGQALNVTGGQQMQP, encoded by the coding sequence ATGAAGTTTAAGGACAAAGTGGTGGTAATCACGGGCGCGGCACAGGGCCTCGGACAGGCGCTTGCCCAAAGGTGCTCGGACGAAGGAGCGAAAGTCGTCGTCGGCGATATGAATTATGAAGGCGCGCAGGAAACGGCCAAGATGCTCGCCGATGCTGTCGCGGTGAAACTCGATGTAACCAAATTTGCCGACTGTGAGGCGCTGATCCAGGCGGCCGTAGACAAATATGGCAGGGTCGACATCCTTGTTGCCAATGCGGCGATCGTCCTTTCCGGCGTGGTAGAGGAGTTCGATCCCGAAAAATGGAAGCTCGTGATCGACGTAAACCTGTGCGGTTTCTTCAACACGGTGAAGGCCGCGGTGCCGGTGATGAAAAAGCAGGGCTATGGCAGCATCGTGCAGATCAACAGCAAATCCGGCAAAAAGGGTTCGGCGAAAAATTCCGCGTACGCTTCGTCGAAGTTCGGCGGGATCGGTCTTGTGGAAAGCCTTGCGCTCGAGCTTGCGGAGGATAATATCCGCGTAAACGCGATTTGCCCGGGCAACATGCTCGACAGCCCGCTGTGGGTGAACAGCCTGTTCAAACAGTATGCGAAAAACCAGGGCATCACGGAGGAAGAGGTGCGCCAGAAATATATCAACCAGGTGCCGATGAAGCGAGGCTGCCAGTATGAAGATATCGCGAATTGCCTCGTGTTCATCGCGAGCGACGACGCGGCCTATATGACGGGTCAGGCGCTTAACGTGACGGGCGGCCAGCAGATGCAGCCGTAA
- a CDS encoding MGDG synthase family glycosyltransferase — protein sequence MKVLVLSMTVGQGHNSTSKALRAALLKKGHQCDILDTYKFLNKAIGLGFDKGYVAMGRFVPKLNETIYKGAEKANGRADMKLYFPWAFANLAKSKLQKYIDEEKPDVIVCSIVMTAMLITALKEAGTYDDRIKSIGIVTDYSLHPFWEYTAMDYFVAANELLIPEFTQRGIPENKILPTGIPVDPKFARAIPRNEARRKLGLDLDKFTVLLASGGMGFAGMTPVMEDVDQMEGIQLVAVCGSNKRLKSRLTAMEYKNEVHVLGFVDNMEEYIDAADIVITKPGGLSSSETVAKGKPLLLMKPMPGVENMNLAFLLNNSLAVHCSQYQSVSQVIMQLRLNDLKLKEMERAQRKWGKKHSAKTLAEFIEKLV from the coding sequence ATGAAGGTACTTGTATTAAGTATGACTGTCGGGCAGGGGCACAATTCGACAAGCAAGGCCCTGCGCGCGGCGCTTTTGAAAAAGGGACATCAATGCGATATTCTCGATACGTATAAATTTTTGAATAAAGCGATCGGGTTGGGGTTCGATAAGGGCTATGTTGCTATGGGCCGGTTTGTCCCCAAGCTGAACGAGACGATTTATAAGGGCGCTGAAAAGGCCAACGGCCGCGCGGATATGAAACTGTATTTCCCATGGGCGTTCGCCAACCTTGCCAAAAGCAAGCTCCAAAAATATATCGACGAAGAAAAACCGGATGTGATCGTATGCTCGATCGTGATGACGGCGATGCTGATTACCGCCCTGAAGGAAGCGGGAACGTACGACGACCGGATCAAGAGCATCGGTATTGTGACGGATTATTCCCTGCACCCGTTCTGGGAATATACGGCGATGGATTATTTTGTGGCGGCAAATGAATTGCTGATCCCCGAATTTACCCAGCGCGGTATTCCTGAAAACAAGATTCTTCCGACCGGAATCCCGGTGGATCCTAAATTCGCACGGGCGATCCCGCGGAACGAGGCGCGCAGGAAGCTGGGCCTTGATCTTGATAAATTTACCGTGCTGCTCGCTTCGGGCGGTATGGGTTTTGCGGGTATGACCCCGGTGATGGAGGATGTGGACCAGATGGAAGGCATCCAGCTCGTCGCGGTATGCGGATCGAACAAGCGCCTGAAAAGCAGGCTTACCGCAATGGAATATAAAAATGAGGTGCATGTCCTGGGCTTTGTGGATAATATGGAGGAATATATCGATGCGGCGGATATCGTCATCACCAAACCGGGCGGGCTTTCCTCCTCGGAGACGGTTGCGAAAGGGAAACCGCTCCTGCTGATGAAGCCCATGCCGGGCGTTGAGAATATGAATCTTGCGTTCCTTTTGAATAATTCGCTGGCAGTGCACTGCAGCCAGTACCAGAGTGTGAGCCAGGTCATCATGCAGCTGCGCCTCAACGACCTGAAGCTGAAAGAAATGGAGCGGGCGCAGAGGAAATGGGGGAAAAAGCACAGCGCAAAAACGCTTGCGGAATTTATAGAAAAGCTTGTGTGA